In Euphorbia lathyris chromosome 10, ddEupLath1.1, whole genome shotgun sequence, a single genomic region encodes these proteins:
- the LOC136209379 gene encoding uncharacterized protein At1g66480-like: protein MGNSLGWKRNVKVMKITGETLKLKTPVKAGEVLKDYPGLVLLESESVKHYGVRAKPLESDQNLVAKRLYFLVELPKVSTEKPRRVRSGINMSAKDRLENLMLARRSTSDLSIMKPGDSIRRSVSIVSDDGDSGGMRVKMRIPKAQVEKLMLESKDEGEAAAKIMTLCMENNNNEGERGRRFMHWNNSSSEITGVKAPQKRVSFLAASEAEMQMAVASY, encoded by the exons ATGGGAAACAGTTTAGGATGGAAAAGGAATGTCAAAGTAATGAAGATAACCGGAGAAACATTGAAATTAAAGACTCCGGTGAAAGCCGGAGAAGTGCTTAAAGATTACCCAGGTCTTGTCCTGTTAGAATCGGAGTCCGTTAAGCATTACGGAGTTAGAGCGAAGCCTTTAGAATCGGATCAAAATTTGGTGGCAAAAAGGCTATATTTTCTAGTAGAGTTACCAAAAGTTTCAACGGAGAAACCAAGAAGGGTTCGGTCGGGGATTAACATGAGTGCGAAAGATAGGCTGGAAAATCTAATGCTGGCTCGGAGATCGACGTCGGATCTATCGATAATGAAGCCTGGAGATTCTATAAGAAGAAGCGTTAGCATAGTGAGTGATGATGGAGATAGTGGGGGGATGAGAGTGAAAATGAGAATACCAAAGGCACAAGTGGAGAAATTGATGTTAGAAAGCAAGGATGAAGGTGAGGCTGCTGCCAAGATTATGACTCTTTGTATGGAAAATAATAACAATGAAGGGGAAAGAGGTCGGAGATTCATGCATTGGAATAATAGTTCTTCTGAAATCACCGGTGTTAAGGCACCTCAG aaGCGAGTAAGTTTCCTAGCCGCCAGTGAAGCAGAGATGCAAATGGCTGTGGCTTCTTATTGA